The [Pantoea] beijingensis genomic sequence TCCTGCCCGCTGGCCGCTTGCTCAACGCCCGTTGCCGAAACCGTACTAATGCTGTCATTGACGTTTTTCGCCCCCGCTTGCTGCAAGAGTTGCTGGATCACCCGCTCAGACTGGTCATACTCACCCTCGCCAAAATGCTGGTAGCGAATATGTCCTTTCGCATCAATAAAGTAGTGTGCTGGCCAGTACTGATTGTTAAATGCCCGCCAGATACGATAATCATTATCGATCGCGATTGGGTAAGTTACACCCAACTTTTTCGCCTCTTTGGTTACATTATCGATATCACGTTCAAAGGCGAACTCCGGGGCATGAACGCCAATAACCACCAGACCCCGATCGCGATACTTCTCCGCCCAGGCTTTAACATAAGGCAGCGCGCGCAAACAGTTGATACAGGAGTAGGTCCAGAAATCCACCAAAACCACTTTGCCCCGTAACGACTCGGTGGTTAACGGCGATGAATTCAACCACTGCACGGCGCCGCTAAGCGGCGGCATCATGCCTTCATCGGTGAGTTGAGGTAGATCCCTGCTCCCGGAAGATGCGGTGACGGCAGCCGGTGTTTTTTTCGCACTGTCTGGCGACAGTTTTTGGATCAGCCTTTGTTCAATACCGCCCGTTGATGCAATCGACAAGCGCGCCAGTACACCGGTATCCAGGCCAAAGGTAATGGCGACCACACCCAGCAGCATACCCGCCCCCAGAATACGGCGAATCCACTCTCCAACCCCCAGCGAGCGCCTCATCGCGCTGAAAACTTTACCGCCAATCAGCAGCGCCAACGCCAGTGAGGTCATCGCACCGGCAGCGTAAGCCAGCAGTAAAAGAGAAGCGCCTATGCTTGCGCCCTGCAATGCGGCACCGGTCAGCACCAGTCCCAAAATCGGTCCCGCGCAGGGGGCCCACAATAGTCCGGTGGCAATGCCTAACAGCAACGAACTCCCCACACTGTTGGACTGTCCCACCGCAATGCGATTTGACAGTGAATTACCGGCAGAGACCAGCGGATGCATCACACGCTCCGCCAGATGCGGAAATAGCAGTGTGATACCAAATAGCGCCATTAGCACCAGCGCCACATCCCGTCCATATTGGTTGGTTGCCACAGCCCAACCGCCACCAACAGCAGCCAGCGTCGCGAATAGCGTGAACGTCAATGCCATCCCGGCCAGCAGCGGCAGGCTGGTACGGGTAAAAGATCGATCGGCGCGTGAAAAAACAAAAGGGAGCACGGGTAAGATACAGGGGCTGGCAATGGTCAACACCCCCCCCAAATAAGCAAGAATGATCACCAGCATAGTAAAAACCCTTCTTCCATCAGGAAAACCACCTGATATCGCCCGATAGTCTGCGTTGATGCATGACGCCTGCGGTCATATTTTGCGCGTGATAAGTCATGTTATAGTTTGTCCGGCCTGAACAGCATCGCTGCGCCATTCATGCAGTAACGCAGCCCGGTTGGCGGCGGGCCATCATCAAAGACATGCCCTAAATGACCGCCGCAGCGGCGGCAATGTACTTCCTGACGTACCACACCAAATGTGATATCACGCCGTTTCACTACCGCTTTTTCCAGCGGCTGCCAGAAACTGGGCCAGCCCGTGTGACTGTCAAATTTCGTCAGCGAGGAAAAAACCGGAAGGTCGCACCCCGCACAGAAAAAAATACCCTGCCGATGTTCGTTATTTAGCGGGCTGGAGTAGGGAATTTCGGTGCCTGCTTCACGCAGGATGAAATACTGCCCGGCCGTCAGTTGCTCGCGCCACTGTCTTTCGGTATGGGTAATGTCAAACTTTTCCACATCCGGCATCGTGGCGGGCGCAGTATTAGCGGCAAACAACGAGGGCATGTGCCCTGCCACCCACCCCACGGCGACGATACCCCCACTGCTCAACAAAAACTGTCGTCTGTTTAACATCACCGCCTCACAGGCCGTAAAGAGATAATGTCAATCTAATAAGAGAATGCTTACCAAATCCTCCCGAAATATTCACAAATTCGTGACAGCTTCCCAGTGATAGAGAGCTCGCACGTTCATCCGCTCACTCCAGCTCTAAACGCAGTTCCACGGAAGTATTCACGATGCCTGCTTTCAGACCGGTTACCCACAGAGAGCCATGCTCCACAGCGATGTTTGCAATACCGCCGCCATCGATCGATATGAGACTCGCGCTACTGGAAACGCCGTTAATGAACAGATCGCTGCCCGCAGGCGGAGCGGAGAATCCCGTAAAGCGTTTTGTTTCACCCACGCGTAGTACACCAAAATCGATCACGTCCCGATACTGATAGCTATTCCTGTCCCATCCGTGACGTGTCGCATAGTTACTGACTATGAGCGGAATCGTTATGTGGAGATTACCGGACTTCGGTGTGAAAGCGTCAAACGCCCCCGATACTGGCGGAGTATTAGACTGACATATAACCATGCCTGTCCCTGAAATCTGGAATATGGTGTCTGGGTGGAGCTCATAAGAGTGATTCTTACGGCTATCTTGAATCGACTGCTTGCCAGTGAAACCACTGGCTGAGAAGTGAGTATAACGCAAAGAACATATTTTTCCCTCTGCGTCTCTGACGAGGAAAGTAAACCGGTTCATTTCCGTCGGTGACAGCTCTACACTAAAGCTGAATGCTCCCCCATTTGTTTGACCTATCTCAATCTGTCCACAACTCCCGGCTGTGGAAAAAATCAGCAGCCACATCCCGGCACAGCTTCTTAAAAAAAGTGACATGCTCTCTCCTGTTGACTATTTACCGGACGCTATCGGTTAGGCTCTACCGTATACAGGCCGTTCACCTTCGGCATCCTGCGCTGCCGCCCGAACACGCGATCCACTGTGTTTGACGGCAGGCACTTTGACGATTACGGATATGTGATATCGAGGTCGATAGCAGACTCAAATCTTCCTGATTTGAACGTGTTCATATCCATTCTTAATGCAGGAGCCAGCACAATCGTGTTGAGTTTACCTTCTTTTTTTAGAGTAATGGCATCACTTTCCTGATTCATCACTAGCTCTTTATTGCCATTGAACAGTACCACCTCAACGCCGACAGCGGCCTCCGAACTATTAGCACTGTTGTTGCCAATGTTCCTCACCACGACTTTGACATTTTTTGCTTCTGTTCCACACTTCTCTAGCGTGATGACCTTTTGTTCCTTGGCCTTGTATAGGGCTGCCCTAAACTGAAGCTGGTTGATAGCACCCAAATCTATCGATTCGCCGTTAGCAATTTCACAGGTGTTTGCAAGTATCGTTCCCTTAATGGTAACTCTTGCCTTGCTGGTATCAGCCTGCGCCAACAGCGGTAAAGCTGACAGGGCAATAGTCAGCACGGCCGATTTAGCGATGTGACGCACGGCAGTCGTTTTCCGGGTAGTTGTCATTAACATTTTTTTGTTCTCCGTATCGTATTAAGTCAGTTGATATATTGATAAGCGCCGCCTTTAGCGGCAGTTTTCCGTTAGTTGCACAACGCTCACTTTGGCATGCGTTGGTAACTGATAAGTGACCGAGCACTGCTCTGCCGAGGTTCGGCCCCACTTTGCCTTCAGTTCACCAGCAGGAGGGAGGCCAGATAGATACACCTGCCCGTCATCCCCGGTAATACCGCTGGCGGTCCCGCCGGTAACCACGGTACCGAATGGCAAATATTTTCCGTTATGCAGCAGTGTCATAAGTACCCGCACACCCTGCTTTGTCATAAATTCCGTCCGGACAACCGCGCCCCGGGACGGTATAACCGTTTGTGATGCACCGTCAGAATCAAGATCGTCCGGCATACTGGTCACATCCAACGACAGACTGTTTTCCCGGTACGGCATGACCCAGGGAACCAGGGCGTATCCTCGTTTATCCAGCTTTACTCCAGATGTGTTGCTCACTTTCGTCCCTTTGCCGCCTTTAGCGGCAACCAACGCGGCACCGTCGTAAAACGATTGTCCCAGCGTCAACCCACCACCGTGCAGTATTGCTCCGCCATTAAAGCCGACGTCCATACTGTGGTAATGATCGCTATAGCTATATCCCATGTTGGCCGTCCCCTTTCCTCCGCGATATGTCAGGCTAACGTTTCCGCTCTCGCGGCCAGCGCGGCTATGTCCCTGTGACAAACTCCAGCCCAGTCGTTGTTCCTCAAGAGCCGTCCCGTTCAATCCAGTCTGTTGGCTAACACTCCCACTGTTATCCTCATTCAGGCTGAAACTGGCATTTAACATGCCGCCCGTTGCTCTGCGTTGGCCAGAAAAGAGCCCCTCCAGCGGAACAGAAAGAAAAAGCGAAGCCGATTTATCCGCATGGGGATGTTGATCCGACTGCTGGTAGCGTCCCCCCAGGTTGTAACTGATGCGGCCAACGTAACCACTGATTCCCGCCTGCCATGAGGCCGATGCGTTGCGCCCACTCCAGTAGTTCTCCCGCACACCGGTAAGATACAAGGACCCGAGCCTGCTTATTTTTTGCGTCACCGTCGCTTCCAGACGTCCTTTCCTGGCGCTGTACAAATTGTAATAGTCGTTATATGAAGAGCTAACGGGACGTGATCCGCCATCCTGACGATCATCGGCGTAGAGCCAGCCACGCATCCCTTTCAACGCCGTTTCATCCAGCGTGTGAAACCCTTGAGTGGAGTAGCGATAACCAACCAGGTTAAACGTGGTATCGGTCGCCTTCAGACGCCAGGAGTATAAAAAACGGGCCGACTGCCCCCGATGATGGCTACCGTCTGCCAGCATACTGTCGGCATGAGTCACATCAGCGGAAACCGCACCAACCTGAGCCAAATTGATCCCGACTCCCGCCGCCGCCGCCTGATAACGTGCCGATAGCTGCATACCGCCATAGGCCGTCACGCCTCCCGTTAGCCCCCACTTCAGTTCTCCCTGAACGAACAGCGGCGTCTGATAGTGCTCGCTGCTGCTACGTAGTTGTCCCACGGTCAGGCCATATTTCTTATATCCTTCACGAACCAGTACCGGTAAGGTGGAATAAGGGACGGTAAACACTTTACGGCTCCCGTCTGCTTCCTTTACCGTGACCTCAAGGTCGCCGGAGGTGCCGATTGCCCAGAGATCGCGGATGACAAAGGGCCCCGCCGGCACCGGTGTCTGATACACCACATATCCCCCTTGTCGAACGGTCACCTCCGCGCTGGAGTTGGCCATTCCCCGGATCACCGGGGCGAATCCGTGCAGACTGTCCGGAAACATCTCTTCATCCGTCGCAAGGCGTGCTCCACGAAACCCCAGCGAATCAAATACATCGTTTTCAGTTCGGCTATCACCGAGCGTCAGATTACTGCGGAAAGGGGGAATGGCCCGTTCCAGATAAGTATTGCTGTGCTGCCACTCGCTGACGTGATAACGCCGGCTATTCTGGTAACTCAGGGTCCGACCATCCCGTAAGCGCCAGGCTTCAATATTCAGCCCACTATCAAGATGCAGAATGTAGTCGCTGCTTCTGCCATAGCGCCCGGTACGTTCTCCCCCGCTCACGCTGTAATTCAACAGGGCTGCATTAATACCGTTATCCCAGCGGTCCGGAGAAATGTCCCCCCGAGCCCGCGCCGATAAATCCGCCTGAGGTATGCTGATATTCAAACGCATTTGTCCAAAATCAAACTCGGTAAAGGCATCGGGGATCTCATTACCCGGGACGAGGCATGCCCCTTGCGACACCGCTGCCAGTACCGGAAATTTTTCCAGCCTGAGGCCAAAATCCTGCATGTCCTGGCGGGTGAGACAGGGAACCAGCCCGGTGTTATCACGTATGGCCCCGGCATGCGGCGCGACAAACGGAGTTTTCCTCCCTGTTGGAAGCGGCGCCTCGTCCGTTGTAACAGCGTTTTTTGCAGGCATAAACGCGATATCTCTGTTACCGATAACCTCCCCGTTCAGGTAGATCGCCACAGCATATGTGCCGGGTAGTTGCCCTTCGGAGACATTAAAGGCTGAAAGATCGGCCAGATTTTCGTTAGCAATTACCCCTTCCGGTACCCAGAGTTCGCTTCTGGCGACGCCAGAAAGGAAACACAGCGTTACCACACCGAGCACTATCTTTACTTTTCGTATGGTTGAAGGAGTCCGGTGTCGTGATGAAAATGCAGCACGTTGCGAAACTATCCTGCTCATTTATGGTCCCTGTTTCACCGTCGCAGTAATATCTTCAGACTGCCCACCAAAATCATTAATCACGCTATATGTCACGCCTGCCGCGGCTTCTGGTGCAATAGCCATTCGGCTAAAGGGGGCGATCATCAAGTTCGTTACGGGTTTTCCGCCTGCCCGGATGTTGGTGAGCGTCAGGTAATATGGCGTCGGGTTTTCCGCGATCAGGTGATTTTTTTCGGCATAAAACTGTAATTTTTTTGCAGCCTCTCCGAAGGAGAGCGATAAGCCTTTTGGGCGCACAAACAGTTTTATCTTCGTATTGACCGTCACCAGAAGCGCGTTTTTGCCCTCCATCTCTTTTCTGTCAATAGCTGGAATACTTTTCACATTCAGGTAATAAAGTTGCTCACGATCGGGCCGCCCAACGGGACGCGTAGCGATAATTTTTAGCTGATTCTGGCTACCTGGCGCGCTGTTATATAACGGCGGCGTAACGATAATATCGGTCGTTTTATTCCCTGATTCATTTTCCACCCAAGACTGAATCAAATAACGCTTCGCTGTTGATGAATTTAAAACAGAAAGACTCTCACCCTTAGACTCAGCTGGATAAATAACCCGAGTACTGCCGAGAGAAATACCCCCCTCACCGGCCCATGACGATAGTGAAAATAACAGGAATACAATAAAAATCCCGATTATAGATTTGTTAACCTGGCTCAGAATACAATAAAGACCATATAGTTTAATTTTGAATACATTCATTTCTTTACCCATAAAATGGAGTGAAGGTATGGTGTTTAATAATCAATGCCGCTGAAAATAACACCCCTGTACATTAAATTTTAATTGAAAAAGCACTGATACTCATTCAATGCTCTCGCCACCCACGTTCATTTATGGGCGTTGACCTGCGAGCAGTGGAGAGAAAACACGACCCGGGCAAACCGTAAATCACGTCATCTGATGGTCAGACGCGCAATTCCACCGTTGAAATTAAGGCCATCTTCCGGCTAATAAAAGTAACGTTAAATATGTCACCACGACAATTCGAACCTCAGTTTTATCTGGTCCTGTTTTTCATGAAACAAGGCAATAAATAATATGGATGGATTTTTATATTCCTGCCACCGCGTCACATCCAGAATTGTTGGTCACTTCATCCCGCACAATGCACAAAAGGATATTATTAAATTACACCTGACGAAGATTATATAACTTTACCCGGCATCAATTTTCTTGAGACGCGAAATTTCACCTCACCACGCAATCAGATTAATTTTAAATCGTGATGATTTCGTAAAATATTATATATGCCCTGCTGTCGATGGGGTGCATTATCCATGCAAAGATCCTGGCGTCAATTACGTTTATTTTAACATTTATGAAACATTTGACATGAAATCCCCTCATCATTTAGAAGATTAAAAATGCAAACCGTAATTTTCTTTTCACCATTTCCCTTTGAAATAAAAAAAGTTATCGCCATTCATACTGCATTGCTTTTTTGTTAAAAAAAATTTAAATAAGTGTTAAAAATGAAATTTCACAACAAAAAATAAAGAAAGTTTCGTTGAGATATCATTTATATTAGCAATCGATAATTAAACAATAAACACCACAATCATTAACAATAAATCAACAAAACCAGATTAAAAAACAGCCAAAATTGATCTAAATCATATAAATCTTAGTCTTTATTAAGACACTTCTTAAGATTTGAGACACGTCTTAGGACTCAAAATAAATGTTAATTCGCGTGAATTATAAAAGGAAAGTGGAAAAGATCGCCTTAAAGGCTGCCTGTTTGTCGATAACATCGGGCACGTCATGCTGGCTAACGCATTCAAACCTGTGCGATGGCTTTGCCCTGCCCTCAACGTCAATTGCCTGAAGAGCCGACAACCACTCTGCTGCCGTTCAGATTTTTAGGGAGCCCCCTTGCAGCCTGGCAAACAACCGTTATAGTCAGCAGGTAAAAAGGAGCTATTTATGAAAGCAATCTCATTATTCATCGCAGCGATCACTCTGACTGCCTGCGCATCAGAAGCGCCCCAAAAAAACCCTATCGGTATGGCAAACCCCGCCTCGGTCTACTGTGAGCAACAGGGCGGTAAGCTTGATATGGCAGATACGGAGACAGGAACAGCGGGTTATTGCACCCTTCCTTCCGGTGAAAAAGTGGAAGAGTGGGCGCTATACCACCGCGACCACCGCTAAAAAAGTGCGTAGTTAGCGCGTGCTAATAATGACAGATACCGATGGTGGATTACCCGGCTGCAATATGAGCGATTGCGCACGCATACTAAGCCCGGCCGTTCAACGTGCCGGGAGTATCCTCTCCCCCTATCAGACTGACTTTTCGACAAATAAGTAGTAACGCCTTCTCCTTGTCAGAAATATTGATCGACATCAACGAGCTGGTGAATCGTTATGTACAAAATTATATAACGATTAATTAATCACCACCTCGTTTCATACGCTGACCGGGAAATCGCATGTTATTAACACGGAGAGTTTTTATACAGGCACTTGTCGCCGGCTTAGCCGCCGCGAGGCTGCCTGCCATGGCGGATGAGAATCCCACAATAATGACAATCGGTACCCTTCCTGCAGCCTCAGATATTACCCGCGTACTAAGTGCTGGCCCGCCTGCCGATATACTGATGCTCGCGGTGGCACCGGAAAAGCTTATCGGCTTTTCATCTTTTGATTTTTCCGGCAACGGCTGTGCG encodes the following:
- a CDS encoding fimbrial protein; this translates as MLMTTTRKTTAVRHIAKSAVLTIALSALPLLAQADTSKARVTIKGTILANTCEIANGESIDLGAINQLQFRAALYKAKEQKVITLEKCGTEAKNVKVVVRNIGNNSANSSEAAVGVEVVLFNGNKELVMNQESDAITLKKEGKLNTIVLAPALRMDMNTFKSGRFESAIDLDITYP
- the msrB gene encoding peptide-methionine (R)-S-oxide reductase MsrB; its protein translation is MLNRRQFLLSSGGIVAVGWVAGHMPSLFAANTAPATMPDVEKFDITHTERQWREQLTAGQYFILREAGTEIPYSSPLNNEHRQGIFFCAGCDLPVFSSLTKFDSHTGWPSFWQPLEKAVVKRRDITFGVVRQEVHCRRCGGHLGHVFDDGPPPTGLRYCMNGAAMLFRPDKL
- a CDS encoding fimbria/pilus outer membrane usher protein codes for the protein MSRIVSQRAAFSSRHRTPSTIRKVKIVLGVVTLCFLSGVARSELWVPEGVIANENLADLSAFNVSEGQLPGTYAVAIYLNGEVIGNRDIAFMPAKNAVTTDEAPLPTGRKTPFVAPHAGAIRDNTGLVPCLTRQDMQDFGLRLEKFPVLAAVSQGACLVPGNEIPDAFTEFDFGQMRLNISIPQADLSARARGDISPDRWDNGINAALLNYSVSGGERTGRYGRSSDYILHLDSGLNIEAWRLRDGRTLSYQNSRRYHVSEWQHSNTYLERAIPPFRSNLTLGDSRTENDVFDSLGFRGARLATDEEMFPDSLHGFAPVIRGMANSSAEVTVRQGGYVVYQTPVPAGPFVIRDLWAIGTSGDLEVTVKEADGSRKVFTVPYSTLPVLVREGYKKYGLTVGQLRSSSEHYQTPLFVQGELKWGLTGGVTAYGGMQLSARYQAAAAGVGINLAQVGAVSADVTHADSMLADGSHHRGQSARFLYSWRLKATDTTFNLVGYRYSTQGFHTLDETALKGMRGWLYADDRQDGGSRPVSSSYNDYYNLYSARKGRLEATVTQKISRLGSLYLTGVRENYWSGRNASASWQAGISGYVGRISYNLGGRYQQSDQHPHADKSASLFLSVPLEGLFSGQRRATGGMLNASFSLNEDNSGSVSQQTGLNGTALEEQRLGWSLSQGHSRAGRESGNVSLTYRGGKGTANMGYSYSDHYHSMDVGFNGGAILHGGGLTLGQSFYDGAALVAAKGGKGTKVSNTSGVKLDKRGYALVPWVMPYRENSLSLDVTSMPDDLDSDGASQTVIPSRGAVVRTEFMTKQGVRVLMTLLHNGKYLPFGTVVTGGTASGITGDDGQVYLSGLPPAGELKAKWGRTSAEQCSVTYQLPTHAKVSVVQLTENCR
- a CDS encoding fimbrial biogenesis chaperone is translated as MGKEMNVFKIKLYGLYCILSQVNKSIIGIFIVFLLFSLSSWAGEGGISLGSTRVIYPAESKGESLSVLNSSTAKRYLIQSWVENESGNKTTDIIVTPPLYNSAPGSQNQLKIIATRPVGRPDREQLYYLNVKSIPAIDRKEMEGKNALLVTVNTKIKLFVRPKGLSLSFGEAAKKLQFYAEKNHLIAENPTPYYLTLTNIRAGGKPVTNLMIAPFSRMAIAPEAAAGVTYSVINDFGGQSEDITATVKQGP
- a CDS encoding DUF333 domain-containing protein; amino-acid sequence: MKAISLFIAAITLTACASEAPQKNPIGMANPASVYCEQQGGKLDMADTETGTAGYCTLPSGEKVEEWALYHRDHR
- a CDS encoding cytochrome c biogenesis protein DipZ; the encoded protein is MLVIILAYLGGVLTIASPCILPVLPFVFSRADRSFTRTSLPLLAGMALTFTLFATLAAVGGGWAVATNQYGRDVALVLMALFGITLLFPHLAERVMHPLVSAGNSLSNRIAVGQSNSVGSSLLLGIATGLLWAPCAGPILGLVLTGAALQGASIGASLLLLAYAAGAMTSLALALLIGGKVFSAMRRSLGVGEWIRRILGAGMLLGVVAITFGLDTGVLARLSIASTGGIEQRLIQKLSPDSAKKTPAAVTASSGSRDLPQLTDEGMMPPLSGAVQWLNSSPLTTESLRGKVVLVDFWTYSCINCLRALPYVKAWAEKYRDRGLVVIGVHAPEFAFERDIDNVTKEAKKLGVTYPIAIDNDYRIWRAFNNQYWPAHYFIDAKGHIRYQHFGEGEYDQSERVIQQLLQQAGAKNVNDSISTVSATGVEQAASGQDDISPEAYLGYMRAENFASGKATGDSPANYLQPLALPLNSWGLEGRWTIGGEHITLNAEKGRIIYRFHARDLHLVMGPGGNGKPVRFHVLLDGKAPGGMHGADVAPDGRGAVTEQRLYQLIRQSGGDGEHTFSIEFEDAGVNAYAFTFG